A region from the Clostridium beijerinckii genome encodes:
- a CDS encoding pyruvate kinase has translation MYIIGTVGPNVKDRTVLKGIIDNGVNALRFNFIHGSEKEFVEFLKIAKEINNDIEIILDLSGTKIRVSNNFEYIYKVYDDEEIYFCGEDKYDEIKNNINRIKIKIIPLNIKNKILNQKFYDQIGIKDNTMLFNVIDRRNGLIKAVTVRGGIVRKGKGCNIKGLERKLILLSEKDKNAIIWGINNNVDIICQSFVEEKEDIREIKSFLNDRISNEYKPKIWAKIETLNGINNIKSILSEADGIIIGRGDLIPETSIEDTPIYEEQIINEVSKDKEKDIIIGTHLFNSMKNGKMPSISEVESIYFFIKAGATGFLLAGETSVGKAPVKTVEFLNNLISKYKY, from the coding sequence ATGTATATAATAGGGACAGTAGGGCCAAATGTAAAAGATAGAACTGTACTCAAGGGAATAATAGATAATGGTGTAAATGCATTGAGATTTAATTTTATACATGGAAGCGAGAAAGAATTTGTAGAATTTTTAAAAATAGCAAAAGAAATAAATAATGATATAGAGATAATACTAGATCTTTCAGGAACTAAGATTAGAGTGTCTAACAATTTTGAATATATATACAAAGTTTATGATGATGAAGAAATTTATTTTTGTGGAGAAGATAAATATGATGAAATAAAAAATAATATAAACAGAATAAAAATTAAGATAATCCCATTAAATATAAAAAATAAAATTTTAAATCAAAAATTTTACGACCAAATAGGAATAAAAGATAATACCATGCTTTTCAATGTTATAGATAGGAGAAATGGTCTTATTAAGGCCGTTACAGTAAGAGGAGGGATTGTCAGAAAGGGAAAGGGTTGCAATATAAAAGGTCTAGAGAGAAAATTAATTTTATTAAGTGAAAAAGATAAGAATGCTATAATATGGGGGATAAATAATAATGTAGATATAATATGTCAATCATTTGTTGAAGAGAAGGAAGACATTAGAGAGATAAAATCATTTTTAAATGATAGAATTTCCAATGAATATAAACCTAAAATTTGGGCAAAGATAGAAACTCTAAATGGGATAAATAATATTAAAAGTATTTTAAGTGAAGCAGATGGAATTATTATAGGTAGAGGAGATTTGATCCCAGAAACATCAATAGAAGATACACCAATTTATGAAGAACAAATAATCAACGAGGTGAGTAAGGATAAAGAAAAAGATATAATTATAGGAACCCATCTTTTTAATAGCATGAAAAATGGCAAAATGCCATCAATTTCAGAAGTTGAGAGTATATACTTTTTTATAAAAGCGGGTGCTACAGGCTTTCTTTTAGCTGGAGAGACATCTGTAGGAAAAGCACCTGTAAAAACAGTTGAATTTCTAAATAATCTAATTTCAAAATATAAATATTAA
- a CDS encoding asparagine synthetase B, producing MCTIMCYTGTDMKHGQFAEALQRTESRGPDMTEILTLPSGILGFQRLAIMDLSFGGMQPFTRKTDAAICNGEIYGFREIKNELIEKGYKFISDSDCEILLPMYLEYGLDMFSKLDAEYAAIIYDGTKDSFIAARDPIGIRPLFYGYSESGKIMFASEAKNLIGLTDKIISFPPGHYYADGKFTCYSDITVTEGEYCKDDLEVICKEIHDKLVAGIDKRMDADAPVGFLLSGGLDSSLVCAVAQKICPEKPIKTFAIGMTEDAIDLKYAQEVADYIHSDHTTIYMTKEEVLESLDEVIKLLGTYDITTIRASMGMYLICKKLHAISDVRVLLTGEISDELFGYKYTDFAPSAEEFQKESQKRMRELYMYDVLRADRCISSNSLEARVPFGDLDFVKYVMAIDPETKLNTYNMGKYLLRHAFEGDYLPNNILYREKAAFSDAVGHSMVDHLKEYAETCYSDDEFEILCEKYKYHAKPFTKESLLYRETFEKYYPGQAEMIADFWMPNKEWEGCNVNDPSARVLSNYGGSGK from the coding sequence ATGTGTACAATTATGTGTTATACAGGAACAGACATGAAACATGGACAATTTGCGGAGGCATTACAAAGAACGGAGTCGAGAGGACCAGATATGACTGAGATTCTCACTTTACCATCAGGTATTTTAGGGTTCCAAAGACTTGCTATTATGGATTTAAGTTTTGGCGGAATGCAGCCATTCACACGAAAAACAGATGCAGCCATCTGTAACGGTGAAATTTACGGTTTCCGTGAAATCAAAAATGAACTAATAGAAAAAGGATATAAGTTTATTTCCGATAGTGATTGCGAAATATTACTTCCTATGTATTTAGAATATGGATTAGACATGTTTTCAAAATTAGACGCAGAATATGCAGCTATCATCTATGATGGAACAAAAGACAGTTTCATTGCAGCACGAGATCCAATTGGAATTCGTCCTCTATTCTATGGCTATTCAGAATCAGGTAAAATCATGTTTGCAAGTGAAGCTAAAAACTTAATCGGACTTACAGACAAGATTATATCATTCCCACCTGGACATTATTATGCTGATGGTAAATTTACTTGCTACTCGGATATTACAGTAACAGAGGGTGAATATTGCAAGGATGATTTAGAAGTTATTTGCAAAGAAATTCATGACAAATTGGTAGCTGGTATAGATAAACGTATGGATGCTGATGCTCCTGTAGGTTTCTTGTTAAGTGGTGGATTAGACAGTTCATTAGTATGTGCTGTTGCACAGAAAATCTGTCCTGAAAAACCAATTAAAACATTTGCCATAGGTATGACTGAAGATGCAATTGACTTAAAGTACGCACAAGAAGTTGCAGATTACATACATAGCGATCATACTACTATATATATGACAAAAGAAGAAGTTCTTGAATCACTTGATGAGGTTATTAAACTTCTTGGAACATACGATATTACCACAATAAGAGCGAGCATGGGAATGTATTTGATTTGCAAGAAATTACATGCAATTTCAGATGTAAGAGTTCTTTTAACTGGCGAAATTTCAGATGAATTATTCGGCTATAAATATACAGATTTTGCTCCAAGTGCGGAAGAATTCCAAAAGGAATCACAAAAGAGAATGCGTGAACTATATATGTACGATGTACTTCGTGCAGATCGTTGTATCAGCTCAAATTCTTTGGAAGCAAGAGTGCCTTTTGGTGATTTGGATTTTGTAAAATATGTTATGGCCATTGATCCTGAAACGAAGTTAAACACATATAACATGGGTAAATACCTTTTGAGACATGCATTTGAAGGCGATTATCTTCCTAATAACATTTTATATCGTGAGAAGGCAGCATTTAGCGATGCTGTAGGACATTCTATGGTAGATCATTTAAAGGAATATGCAGAAACATGCTATTCTGATGATGAATTTGAAATACTATGTGAAAAATATAAATATCACGCTAAACCATTCACAAAGGAATCATTATTATACAGAGAAACCTTTGAAAAATACTATCCAGGACAAGCAGAAATGATAGCAGACTTTTGGATGCCTAACAAAGAGTGGGAAGGCTGTAACGTAAATGATCCTAGTGCCAGAGTATTATCAAATTATGGTGGCAGCGGTAAATAA
- a CDS encoding excisionase: MDSEQSLTALQVAELLKITKNTVYELVKRGELPGYKVGKKLRIDKYDVESYINNQKITKSNNIQLKSLKDEPLKEETSNNIKKLDNLSDIIISGQDVILDVLAEKIKEKANDIRVLRSNVGSYSSLYDLYNDKISISSAHLWDGDTNEYNTAFVRKMLPGISCLLVNLAYRTVGFYVAKGNPCKINTWKDLSKQNISLINREKGSGIRILLDEKLRLNNIDREQVNGYNIEKQSHAAVARSIARGEGDVGIGNEKVASQLSEIDFIPLQEERYDLVIRESDLKYPIYKLIINTTQSEEFKKEIESLGGYDLRDIGKILAKT, encoded by the coding sequence ATGGACTCAGAACAATCATTAACGGCACTACAAGTTGCAGAACTATTAAAAATAACTAAAAACACAGTGTATGAATTAGTAAAAAGGGGAGAATTACCTGGATATAAAGTAGGAAAAAAGTTAAGAATAGATAAATATGATGTTGAAAGTTATATAAATAATCAAAAGATAACCAAAAGTAATAATATACAACTTAAAAGCTTAAAAGATGAACCATTAAAAGAAGAAACTTCAAATAATATTAAAAAATTAGATAATCTAAGTGACATTATAATATCAGGACAAGATGTGATTTTAGATGTTTTAGCAGAAAAGATTAAAGAGAAAGCTAATGATATAAGAGTGTTAAGATCTAATGTTGGAAGTTATTCAAGTCTTTATGATTTATACAATGATAAAATTTCTATTTCATCAGCACATTTATGGGATGGAGACACTAATGAATATAATACTGCTTTTGTTAGAAAAATGCTCCCGGGGATATCATGTTTACTTGTAAATTTAGCCTATAGAACTGTTGGTTTTTATGTAGCTAAAGGAAATCCATGCAAGATAAATACATGGAAAGATCTAAGTAAACAAAATATATCTCTAATAAACAGAGAAAAAGGTTCTGGAATAAGAATTTTATTAGATGAAAAATTAAGGTTAAATAATATAGATAGAGAACAAGTAAATGGATACAATATAGAAAAACAATCCCATGCAGCAGTAGCAAGAAGTATTGCTAGAGGTGAGGGGGATGTTGGAATAGGAAATGAAAAGGTTGCATCTCAATTAAGTGAAATTGACTTTATACCACTTCAAGAAGAAAGATACGACTTAGTTATAAGAGAATCTGATTTAAAATATCCAATATATAAATTAATCATAAATACTACACAAAGTGAAGAATTTAAAAAAGAAATTGAAAGTTTAGGTGGATATGATTTAAGGGATATTGGTAAAATACTTGCCAAAACTTAG
- the modA gene encoding molybdate ABC transporter substrate-binding protein: MKTRTLFICLITSTALCLSLIGCNSSTNGTNTQTKVNEASQIELNISAASSLKEAMADIETEFNKVTPNVMLTVNFGASGSLQQQIEQGAPCDIFISAGQSQMKALDDKSLLLENTKKDLVKNDLVLVGSKDTTLTCLSDLTSDKVKKIAVGEPKSVPAGKYADEVFQKLGIKDAITSKLVFAKDVKEVLAWSASGNAEVGFVYKSDALSSKDVKIIETIADDTHSPITYPVGVIKASKNPDVAKAFEDFLFTDTCKIIFEKYGYGIA; this comes from the coding sequence ATGAAAACAAGAACATTATTTATATGTTTAATAACCTCAACAGCTCTATGCTTATCTCTAATTGGTTGCAATAGTTCAACAAATGGTACTAATACACAAACTAAAGTAAATGAAGCGTCTCAAATAGAACTAAATATTTCTGCTGCTTCTAGCTTAAAAGAAGCGATGGCAGACATAGAAACTGAATTTAATAAGGTAACACCAAATGTAATGCTAACTGTTAATTTTGGTGCATCTGGTTCTCTTCAGCAACAAATAGAACAAGGAGCTCCTTGTGATATATTCATTTCAGCTGGTCAAAGTCAAATGAAGGCCTTAGACGATAAATCTTTACTTCTTGAAAATACTAAAAAAGATTTAGTTAAAAATGATCTAGTTTTAGTTGGTTCAAAAGACACAACTTTGACTTGCCTTTCCGATTTAACTAGTGATAAAGTTAAAAAAATTGCTGTCGGAGAACCAAAAAGTGTTCCCGCCGGAAAATATGCTGATGAAGTTTTTCAAAAGCTTGGTATTAAAGATGCTATAACATCAAAACTCGTCTTTGCTAAGGATGTAAAAGAAGTACTAGCCTGGTCCGCTTCTGGAAATGCTGAAGTGGGATTTGTTTATAAAAGTGATGCTCTAAGTAGTAAAGATGTTAAGATTATTGAGACAATAGCTGATGACACGCACTCACCTATAACATACCCTGTAGGAGTAATTAAAGCTAGTAAAAATCCAGATGTCGCAAAAGCATTTGAAGATTTCTTATTTACAGATACTTGCAAAATAATATTTGAAAAATATGGTTATGGTATAGCATAA
- the modB gene encoding molybdate ABC transporter permease subunit codes for MDYTPLWISIKTATIATIITFFLGILISYWMSNFKGKSKGLIDGLFTLPLILPPTVVGFFLLVICGKNGPIGKLLELFNTSLIFSWAATVLAAIVVSFPMMYRTTRSAFEQIDINIISVARTLGLSEFKIFYKIAIPLAMPGIIGGLVLSFARAMGEFGATLMIAGNIPGRTQTMPLAIFFAAEGGDMKKAMLWVVIIVALSLFLILILNYWSEVQLKLMGRRTK; via the coding sequence ATGGATTATACACCTTTATGGATTTCAATAAAAACAGCAACTATTGCAACAATAATAACCTTCTTTTTAGGTATTTTAATATCTTATTGGATGTCAAATTTCAAAGGAAAATCTAAAGGACTAATTGATGGATTATTTACTTTACCTTTAATCCTTCCTCCAACTGTTGTAGGGTTCTTTTTATTAGTAATTTGTGGTAAAAATGGTCCTATTGGTAAACTATTAGAACTTTTTAATACTTCTTTAATTTTCAGTTGGGCTGCCACAGTACTTGCCGCCATAGTAGTTTCATTTCCAATGATGTATAGAACTACGCGTTCTGCTTTTGAGCAAATAGATATTAATATAATTTCTGTAGCTAGAACCCTTGGTCTCAGTGAATTTAAGATTTTTTATAAAATTGCCATTCCTTTAGCTATGCCAGGTATTATAGGTGGTCTGGTTCTATCTTTTGCAAGAGCTATGGGAGAATTTGGAGCAACACTCATGATAGCTGGTAATATTCCGGGAAGAACACAAACCATGCCTCTTGCTATATTCTTTGCTGCTGAAGGTGGCGATATGAAGAAAGCTATGCTCTGGGTTGTTATAATTGTTGCACTATCGTTATTTTTAATTTTAATATTAAACTATTGGTCAGAAGTACAACTAAAACTTATGGGAAGGAGGACTAAATAA
- a CDS encoding ABC transporter: MSLYINIEKHLPSFDLKVNFEHKSGILGFLGASGSGKSMSLKCLSGLVTPSKGKIIVNDKIFFDSEKAINLSPQKRKMGYLFQNYALFPNMNIIDNIEIGISNMKNGDKKSLSKEYIERLGLEGLEKHYPWQLSGGQQQRVALARALITSPEILLLDEPFSALDQHLRNNLEKELMSILKDYSGNVIFVTHDIAEAYRVCDDIIVYENGVSLEKREKKDLFKNPKNLSETTLTGCKNISKAKKTGKYTIYAENWGHEYIVNNEVSENVQYICIRAHDIEVCANDNTVNTFPYIIDNIIENPFEFTIYMKNYTNHLANIIEYKVEKKNMKFSLKDTVYLTFPQDNMFYF, from the coding sequence ATGTCATTATATATAAACATAGAAAAACATCTTCCCTCTTTTGATTTAAAGGTTAATTTTGAACATAAAAGTGGCATTTTAGGTTTTTTAGGAGCATCTGGCTCTGGAAAAAGTATGAGTCTAAAATGCTTATCTGGTTTAGTTACTCCTTCTAAAGGAAAAATAATTGTAAATGATAAAATTTTCTTTGATAGTGAGAAAGCTATTAATTTAAGTCCTCAAAAAAGAAAAATGGGTTACCTGTTTCAAAATTATGCTTTATTTCCTAATATGAATATAATTGATAATATTGAAATAGGAATTTCTAATATGAAAAATGGAGATAAGAAATCATTAAGCAAAGAATACATAGAAAGGCTAGGTCTTGAAGGCCTTGAGAAACATTATCCTTGGCAATTATCTGGTGGGCAGCAACAAAGAGTAGCTCTAGCTAGAGCACTTATAACCTCTCCAGAAATTTTACTTTTAGATGAGCCCTTTTCTGCTTTGGATCAACATTTAAGAAATAATTTAGAAAAAGAGTTAATGTCTATATTAAAAGATTATAGTGGTAATGTTATTTTTGTCACTCATGATATAGCTGAAGCTTATAGAGTTTGTGATGACATAATTGTTTATGAAAATGGAGTTTCTTTAGAAAAAAGAGAAAAGAAAGATTTATTTAAGAATCCTAAAAACCTCTCTGAAACAACTTTAACAGGTTGTAAAAACATATCAAAGGCTAAAAAGACTGGTAAATATACTATTTATGCTGAAAATTGGGGACATGAGTATATTGTTAATAATGAAGTTTCTGAAAATGTTCAATATATTTGTATAAGAGCTCATGATATTGAAGTATGTGCAAATGATAATACCGTAAATACTTTTCCTTATATAATTGATAATATTATAGAAAATCCATTTGAATTTACTATTTACATGAAAAATTATACTAATCACTTAGCTAATATAATAGAATATAAGGTTGAAAAGAAGAATATGAAATTTTCTTTAAAAGATACAGTCTACTTAACTTTTCCACAAGACAATATGTTCTATTTTTAA
- a CDS encoding phosphatase translates to MLKVDFHIHTTSSDGVLTPTEVIQRAYKNNVKYLSITDHDTLNGLNEAIKESLKYDITLIPGIELSTQHNNESIHILGFFKDDSFKNQELIEELIKIKNHRIIRAKKIIHKLKEYFNIEISFEKIVKDAKDTIARPHIAREIINCDYPYTLDEIFNKFIGKDCKAYVPTLKLSTSDGLKLLKRYNALVFLAHPKLILNSNIDELLDMNFDGIESIYYQNTNEENDNFLKLANENNLLISCGSDFHGNLKADTRHGDIGSMELPYEYLSKLLSTLNIPLKPNSQE, encoded by the coding sequence ATGCTTAAAGTAGATTTTCATATTCATACCACGTCTTCAGATGGAGTTCTCACCCCTACAGAAGTTATTCAAAGAGCTTATAAAAATAATGTTAAATACTTATCTATAACTGATCATGATACTCTAAATGGATTAAATGAAGCTATTAAAGAAAGTCTTAAATATGATATCACTTTAATTCCAGGGATTGAATTATCAACCCAGCATAATAATGAGAGTATACATATTTTAGGCTTTTTTAAAGATGACAGCTTTAAAAATCAAGAACTTATAGAAGAATTAATTAAAATTAAAAATCATAGAATTATTAGGGCAAAAAAAATAATACATAAACTTAAAGAATATTTTAATATAGAAATTAGCTTTGAAAAAATTGTTAAGGACGCTAAAGACACTATTGCTAGACCACACATTGCTAGAGAAATAATTAATTGTGACTATCCTTATACTCTTGACGAGATTTTCAATAAATTTATCGGTAAAGATTGTAAAGCTTATGTTCCCACTTTAAAATTATCTACTAGTGATGGATTAAAACTTTTAAAAAGATATAATGCTCTTGTATTTTTAGCTCATCCTAAATTAATTTTAAATTCTAATATAGATGAGCTTTTAGATATGAATTTTGATGGCATAGAATCTATTTATTATCAAAACACAAATGAGGAAAATGATAATTTTTTAAAATTAGCTAATGAAAATAATTTGTTAATTTCTTGTGGTTCTGATTTTCATGGCAATTTAAAGGCAGATACTCGTCATGGTGATATTGGTTCTATGGAACTTCCATACGAATATTTATCAAAATTACTTTCAACCTTAAATATACCACTAAAACCTAACTCCCAAGAATAA
- a CDS encoding aminopeptidase yields the protein MKNEEKELNKNAWSKYNDKQVKEVFEFCEGYKNFMSTCKTERECVKEAIKLAKAEGYKDIEDFLRDNKKLQPGDKVFANNKGKTVALFIIGKESMENGLKILGAHIDSPRLDLKQNPLYEDSELVLLDTHYYGGIKKYQWVTLPLALHGVVVKKDKTVIDICIGEDESDPVVGVSDLLVHLAGEQMGKKGDKVIEGEDLNVLVGSMPLKETKKEAVKANILKILKEKYDFEEEDFLSAEIEIVPAGKARDYGLDRSMVMAYGHDDRVCSYTSLLAMFEIKETDKTCCCLLVDKEEVGSIGATGMQSRFFENIVAEIIDRVEGYSDLKLRRCLTNSKMLSSDVSAAFDPNYPSVMEKKNAAFFGHGMVFNKYTGARGKSGCNDANAEYMAELRAIMEKHDVSIQTAELGKVDVGGGGTIAYILAQYNMEVIDCGVALHNMHAPWEVASKVDIFETMKGYRAFLIEA from the coding sequence ATGAAAAATGAAGAAAAAGAATTAAACAAGAATGCATGGAGTAAATATAATGATAAACAGGTTAAAGAGGTTTTTGAATTTTGTGAAGGATATAAAAATTTTATGTCCACATGCAAAACAGAAAGAGAATGTGTTAAAGAAGCAATAAAGTTAGCAAAAGCAGAAGGTTATAAGGACATAGAAGATTTTCTACGCGATAACAAAAAATTACAACCAGGAGATAAGGTTTTCGCAAATAATAAAGGGAAAACAGTTGCCTTATTTATTATAGGAAAAGAATCAATGGAAAATGGATTAAAGATACTTGGAGCGCATATTGATTCACCAAGACTAGATTTAAAACAAAATCCACTTTATGAAGATAGTGAATTAGTATTACTTGATACACACTATTATGGTGGAATTAAAAAATATCAATGGGTTACTCTACCTCTAGCACTACATGGAGTAGTGGTAAAGAAAGATAAAACTGTAATAGATATTTGTATTGGTGAAGATGAAAGTGATCCTGTTGTTGGAGTATCTGATCTTTTAGTTCATTTAGCTGGAGAACAAATGGGTAAAAAAGGTGACAAGGTAATTGAAGGTGAAGATCTTAATGTATTAGTTGGAAGTATGCCATTGAAAGAGACTAAAAAAGAAGCTGTTAAGGCTAACATCTTAAAAATACTTAAGGAAAAATATGATTTTGAAGAAGAAGACTTTTTATCGGCTGAAATAGAAATTGTTCCAGCAGGAAAAGCTAGAGATTATGGATTAGATAGAAGTATGGTTATGGCTTATGGACATGATGATAGAGTATGCTCATATACTTCACTATTAGCTATGTTTGAAATAAAAGAAACAGATAAGACTTGTTGTTGCCTTTTAGTTGATAAAGAGGAAGTAGGAAGCATTGGAGCTACAGGAATGCAATCAAGATTCTTTGAAAATATAGTTGCAGAAATTATTGATAGAGTTGAAGGGTATTCAGATCTTAAATTAAGAAGATGTCTTACTAATTCAAAGATGCTATCATCAGATGTTAGCGCAGCTTTTGATCCTAATTATCCATCTGTAATGGAAAAGAAAAACGCAGCATTCTTTGGTCACGGTATGGTATTTAACAAATATACTGGAGCTAGAGGAAAATCAGGTTGTAATGATGCTAATGCTGAATATATGGCAGAGCTTAGAGCCATAATGGAAAAACATGATGTTTCAATTCAAACAGCAGAACTTGGAAAGGTTGATGTTGGTGGTGGTGGAACTATTGCTTACATCTTAGCTCAATACAATATGGAAGTAATAGATTGTGGAGTTGCTCTTCATAATATGCATGCTCCATGGGAAGTTGCAAGTAAAGTTGATATATTTGAAACAATGAAAGGCTATAGAGCTTTCTTAATAGAAGCATAG
- a CDS encoding HPr kinase/phosphorylase — translation MGVLVKKLIDDLNLEVLVEGKEDVEISVNDINRPGLQLSGFYNYFAPERIQVIGKAEWSFLDYMQIELRKKRVKKYFSFDINCLIITRGLEPHPEFIKEAKKHKIWFVRSNLVTTQFISKTTIYLADKLAPETRLHGVLVDVSGIGILITGESGIGKSEVALELIKRGHRLVTDDAVDIKEIDGQLIGRSPKITIGMLEVRGIGIIDVTTLYGLSSVVQQKEIKLVMHFEHWKDDNDYDRLGIDNEYMNILGSDVKKLTVPIRPGRNIAVIIEAAAVNYRYALMSKITPVDVIENRMNDLNGI, via the coding sequence GTGGGAGTTTTAGTTAAAAAACTAATAGATGATCTAAATCTAGAAGTATTAGTGGAAGGTAAAGAAGATGTAGAGATTTCAGTAAATGATATAAATAGGCCGGGACTACAATTATCAGGTTTTTATAATTACTTTGCTCCTGAAAGAATCCAAGTTATTGGAAAAGCAGAGTGGAGTTTCTTAGATTATATGCAAATAGAACTTAGAAAAAAGAGAGTGAAAAAGTATTTTAGCTTCGATATAAATTGTTTGATTATAACTAGAGGATTAGAACCACATCCTGAATTTATTAAAGAAGCAAAAAAACATAAGATATGGTTTGTTAGAAGTAATCTAGTGACTACACAGTTTATAAGTAAAACAACAATATATCTAGCAGATAAACTTGCACCTGAAACAAGATTACATGGTGTTTTAGTAGATGTTTCTGGTATAGGTATATTAATTACTGGTGAAAGTGGAATAGGAAAAAGTGAAGTTGCATTAGAGTTGATAAAAAGAGGACATAGACTTGTTACAGATGATGCTGTTGATATAAAAGAAATAGATGGACAATTAATAGGACGATCTCCTAAAATAACTATAGGTATGTTAGAGGTGAGGGGAATTGGGATTATTGATGTAACAACACTGTATGGATTAAGTTCAGTAGTTCAGCAGAAAGAAATAAAATTAGTTATGCATTTTGAACATTGGAAAGATGATAATGATTATGATAGATTAGGAATTGATAATGAATATATGAACATACTAGGAAGTGACGTGAAAAAGTTAACTGTGCCAATTAGGCCAGGTAGAAACATTGCAGTTATTATAGAAGCAGCAGCAGTTAACTATAGATATGCACTAATGTCTAAAATTACACCGGTTGATGTAATAGAAAATAGAATGAATGATCTTAATGGAATTTAG
- a CDS encoding DUF896 family protein gives MDVQKIKIEDVVEKINLLYKISKERELTKEEKELQESLRKRYIDNVKRNFRSQLEGIEPKK, from the coding sequence ATGGATGTTCAAAAGATAAAAATAGAGGATGTTGTTGAAAAGATTAATTTATTATACAAAATTAGTAAGGAAAGGGAACTTACAAAAGAAGAAAAAGAGTTACAAGAAAGTCTTAGAAAAAGATATATAGATAATGTTAAAAGAAATTTCAGATCACAACTAGAGGGGATAGAACCTAAAAAATAG
- a CDS encoding ECF transporter S component, whose translation MNNKIRQMVYAGLLTALAIIIPIQFGFLKIIVPPFTATLAAHVPMMLAMLISPAVAIVVGIGSTIGFLISGTPAPVVARAATHIVVGYVGARIIMKNKSYTKAAIITAPIHGILEMLVVIPFIGFNVYQLLIVTAVGTILHHGVDSMISYAIVKAMAKARNKNIYNVFGEFRTQKAL comes from the coding sequence ATGAATAATAAAATTAGACAGATGGTATATGCTGGGTTACTTACAGCGCTCGCAATTATAATTCCTATTCAATTTGGATTCTTAAAGATTATTGTTCCACCATTTACAGCAACACTAGCTGCACATGTACCGATGATGTTAGCAATGCTTATATCACCAGCTGTAGCAATTGTAGTTGGAATTGGATCTACAATTGGCTTTTTGATATCGGGAACACCAGCGCCTGTAGTAGCAAGAGCAGCTACACATATTGTTGTAGGGTATGTTGGAGCAAGAATAATTATGAAAAATAAAAGCTATACTAAAGCAGCCATTATTACAGCGCCTATTCATGGAATATTAGAAATGTTAGTTGTAATACCTTTTATAGGGTTTAATGTTTATCAATTATTAATAGTAACAGCTGTTGGAACAATATTACATCACGGTGTTGATAGTATGATATCATATGCAATAGTGAAAGCAATGGCAAAAGCAAGAAATAAAAATATTTATAATGTGTTTGGAGAATTTAGAACTCAGAAAGCATTATAG